In one window of Bradyrhizobium sp. AZCC 1721 DNA:
- a CDS encoding sulfite exporter TauE/SafE family protein has translation MELATYVILLAGALAGGFVSGLAGFGTALMALGIWLYILPPAIAVPLVLICSVSSQISTLPSMWKVLDFKLAWPFVAGGLVGMPIGALLVARADPQNFKLSVGVMLLVFPTALYFIRKPMAFRFGGRPADAAIGFAGGILGGLAGLSGPLPTLWASIRGWTKDQRRGVFQIFNGSVLGAALCLQIASGFVKLDVFWLAMLALPGTLIGARLGMRTYHALNDRNFYDVVLALLFLSGVGLVWSSIAPR, from the coding sequence GTGGAATTAGCCACCTACGTCATCCTGCTTGCCGGCGCGCTCGCCGGCGGTTTTGTCTCCGGACTTGCCGGTTTCGGCACGGCGCTGATGGCGCTGGGGATCTGGCTCTACATCTTGCCGCCGGCCATTGCCGTGCCGCTGGTCCTGATCTGCTCGGTGAGCTCGCAGATCTCGACGCTGCCGTCGATGTGGAAAGTTCTCGACTTCAAGCTGGCGTGGCCGTTCGTCGCCGGCGGTCTTGTCGGCATGCCGATCGGGGCGCTGCTGGTCGCGCGCGCCGACCCGCAAAACTTCAAGCTCAGCGTCGGCGTGATGCTGCTGGTATTTCCCACCGCACTCTATTTCATCCGCAAGCCGATGGCCTTCCGCTTCGGCGGCCGGCCGGCAGACGCAGCTATCGGGTTTGCCGGCGGCATCCTCGGCGGCCTCGCCGGCCTGTCGGGCCCACTGCCGACCCTGTGGGCGAGTATCCGCGGCTGGACCAAGGACCAGCGCCGCGGCGTTTTTCAGATCTTCAATGGCAGCGTGCTCGGCGCCGCGCTCTGCCTGCAGATCGCCAGCGGTTTCGTCAAACTGGACGTGTTCTGGCTGGCGATGCTGGCGCTGCCCGGCACGCTGATCGGCGCCCGTCTCGGCATGCGCACCTATCACGCCCTGAATGACCGAAACTTCTACGACGTCGTGCTGGCTCTGCTGTTTCTATCCGGGGTCGGATTGGTGTGGAGCAGCATTGCTCCGAGATAG
- a CDS encoding DMT family transporter — MSSPASRERLGLLLGFIGMAIFGGTLPATRIAVAEIDPIALTSLRTAIAGLCSLALLLVLRRPLPPRALWLQLIIAMLCVAILFPLLMSMGMQRVDASHGGVVLGVLPIATALVAVAITHERPRPLFWIASVAGAALVIAFALRQGGGALVAGDLFLFASVAVAAIGYAFSGRLTSQMPGWEVISWILVIALPLSIPAAMLTMPADITHIALKPWLGLLYVALFSQWIGFFAWNAGLAMGGIARVSQIQLLQPFVTFALAAFFNGETITLQILLFAAAVVVMVAISTRTRAKPAPSLPQRDREPPQLAAS; from the coding sequence ATGAGCTCTCCTGCTTCGCGCGAGCGCCTCGGCCTGTTGCTGGGCTTCATCGGCATGGCGATCTTCGGCGGCACGCTGCCGGCGACGCGGATTGCGGTTGCCGAAATTGATCCGATTGCACTGACTTCGCTGCGCACCGCGATCGCCGGGCTGTGCTCGCTGGCGCTCCTTCTCGTGTTACGCCGACCGCTGCCGCCCCGCGCGCTGTGGCTGCAACTGATCATTGCGATGCTTTGCGTCGCGATCCTGTTTCCGCTGTTGATGTCGATGGGCATGCAGAGGGTCGACGCCTCGCATGGCGGCGTGGTGCTGGGCGTACTGCCGATCGCCACTGCGCTGGTCGCCGTCGCCATCACCCATGAGCGGCCGCGCCCGCTGTTCTGGATCGCTTCCGTGGCCGGGGCCGCGCTGGTGATCGCATTCGCGTTGCGGCAAGGCGGCGGCGCGCTGGTCGCCGGTGATTTATTCCTGTTCGCATCGGTGGCCGTCGCCGCGATCGGCTACGCATTCTCCGGCCGGCTCACCTCGCAAATGCCGGGCTGGGAGGTCATAAGCTGGATTCTGGTGATTGCGCTGCCGCTGTCGATCCCGGCAGCCATGCTGACCATGCCAGCCGATATCACCCACATCGCGCTGAAACCCTGGCTCGGGCTGCTCTATGTCGCATTGTTCTCGCAATGGATCGGCTTCTTTGCGTGGAATGCGGGGCTAGCGATGGGCGGCATCGCGCGGGTTTCGCAGATCCAGTTGCTGCAACCCTTCGTCACCTTTGCGCTCGCGGCGTTCTTCAACGGCGAGACCATCACGCTGCAGATCCTGCTATTCGCTGCTGCCGTCGTGGTGATGGTCGCCATTTCGACGCGCACGCGGGCCAAGCCGGCGCCCTCACTGCCGCAGCGAGATCGCGAGCCGCCTCAACTCGCGGCGTCCTGA